The Solanum pennellii chromosome 11, SPENNV200 sequence AAATTTTATGAAGAGGAAGCATTATTGCAACTTACACATATgtcaattcaattttattaaagttTATATTCTCTTACTTTTTCTTTCTACCACTGTTCACACAttcattcacaaaaaaaaaagacatttttttaaaacaaagaaaaggaatCACAAGTTAACATAAATGTTATAGAGTTGTAAAAGTGCTTTACTACAAAGTATTATAAATCCACATAAAAGTTTTTAGTTGTGTAAAAGATAAGTGATAAACTATGATTGGTTTATACAACTATGTCCACAGCTTGAATTttattgtatataattataagtgataaatttatataagaATACATTGAAAAGATACATATCATATGCTTATTAACTTTGTATTGGTATATTATACTTTCGCTATTTCTATTTActtatcaaatattttctaatttgatttatttttttactcgtatcatttttgacaaattaagaaGGACGAAATAGGAAGGAAAGACTCCCCTCACTTTTAGCGAAAGTCCTTTTTTTATATTACCATAGGCATCATTATTTGTGACACTtcttttgaaattgatgtgTTTGATATCTGTATTGAAATTCAATAAATCCTAGGACTTAATTTGGAAGGTAACACTTCCTAACAATAAGTTTTTCATATTTAGAATTTAAACTCAAACTCGAGCTTTCTAATTGAAGAGGGAACAACTTCATCTATGTATCCACATTTTAAAGTCgaatatttatattagttacttcaaatattcaatCTTTTTAACGATCGTGTTATAGAGTTCATGCAttagtatatataataatttaaaacatgattttatctcaaaaagatttcacatcctttttaattttctaaaataatctCATCATGAATAATATTACTAtaactaatattaatattataatatactatattgaatattatttttatacactctATCAAAACGTTTTAAAGTCTAAAGACAATATACCCACTTATAGTATAGtagttattatagttttttaattgaatcccaaaaataaattaactactTTTACACCTGACTTCCCAATACACTCTGTCACTACCAAAACTTCAGATCCAACACAATTCTCCCTCTCTGTTTCCGCCATAGCTTTGAGCTTAGAGCTTAGAGCTTTCCACCTTCATCAAGCTCAAATTTTGACTCCATTAATGGCTTCCCCTAACAACAACAAATCCAAGAATCAATTAGTTTCCACTATGATCAAACAAGGTTTCATTTCCAACCCATATCtatctccttctccttctccttcccCACCTCGTACCTCCAACCCACCTTCCCCTATCCAAATTCCAACCCGACCCAGTAATTCTAGCCCCACCCTTTTCGAGATGATGTCAGAGGAGCAGACCCGAGAGTCCAAACACTCACTCGAATCGCGACACCGAACGCAAGAGAGAGTTTCGAGGGTTTTGGCTGATGCTCCGTTTCCGGCGGTGGGTGATGTTAGGCTGACGATAGGGGCGCGTGATGGGTTTAAGGTTTCTATGGATGTTCACCGGAGAGTGCTAGTCGGACGGAGTAGGTTTTTCGCTGAGAAACTTCAGAGGAATGGGTCGCATTCGGTGGAGATACTTGATTGTGATGACGTAGAGGTTTATGTGGAAACACTGGTGCTTATGTATTGTGATgatttgaagaagagattgatgGGTGAAAATGTTAACAAGGTCCTGGGATTGCTTAAGGTATACTTGTGTTTTCTGTTAACGTCATCAATTTTTACTCAATTTTCGTATTCATGTGTAATCAAGTTATATTAGGCAATCCTCTCCTCGTTAGCTAGTTTTCTAGGATTGAGTTAGGCTCGAAGTCTACCTCATCACATACTTGTCaaaaaaaagttcatatatATCTTCACATAGTATCGGAACCAGACTCCTCTATTCATGTTGTTGTGTTTCTCAATGTTGAATCCCCGAGTTATATTGTCCATGCTTTAGTTGTCCAGCATAGGGCTTGTGAGGGAGTATCAAGTCTCACATTGGTTGAGACAAGGAGTTGTGATTTCCTATGGACAATCCTTCCTTCGTGGGCTAATTTTCACAAGATCCGTCTTTTACATGGTAAGAGAGCCAAGACTCATTGATCACGGTTGTTGTGTTTCGTAATGTTGGACCTCCGTGTTATATTATCCATGCTCCATTTGTCCTGTCCTGGGCGCGCCAGGGAGTGTTGAGTCCCACATTAGTTGAGAGAATGGGTTGTGGTCTCTTTATATGGTTTTCGGCTTCCCCTCGTAAGCTAGCTTTAGACGTAGGTTAGGCCTGAGATCCACCACTTTACATGATAAAAGCGAAACTTTAGTTCTTATGGAGAGGAGGACATCTTACGGAAATCATCATCTTCCCTCTACTTGGGTGCTCCTTCAGTAAATGAGAAGTCAATCGAGAGCTAGATATTGTAAAAGAAACTCTAAGGCTATAGATTTATTGGCAACTAGCAGAACGGGTAGTGTACCAAGCTTGAATTTTCCGGTATCGCAAAGTTTTAACTACACTGATGACTTGGGACTTTGAGTTTCcgtttatgattttatgttctgtattaatatttctttttcatcacAGATATCTTCGGCAATTATGTTTGATGATGGAGTATTGGCTTGTTTGGAGTATCTGGAGGCTGTTCCTTGGTCCCAACAAGAAGAGGAAAAAGTCGTATCTCATCTCAGTCAACTTCAGCTTCCTGATTCAGCTGCTGATATACTTCAGAGACTGGTTGCTGAACCATCAACATCTTCAAGATCCGATGACATTCTTCAGAGACTACTTACTGGTGTTTTACATGCCAAGGATGATAAAGCCCGTAAAGAGATGAAAAAAGTGATATCTCGTTTGCTAAGAGAAAACACTAGCAATAGTAGCAGTCATGAAAGTAATCTTGATATCTCAAGGGATACTCTCTATCATTTTTGTCATAGATGCCTCACTTCGCTAATACTTAGCTTGTCTGAAGCTACATCCGTGGATGACAACAGGCAGCAGGACCGAGGGGTTCTAATGGGTGAGATTGCTCGTGAAGCAGACAATCTGCAGTGGCTAGTTGATATCCTAATCGACAGGAAAATGGGGGATGAGTTTGTGAAACTATGGGCAGAACAAAAAGAACTTTCCATTCTTCACTCCAAGATTCCCACCATGTATCGACATGAAATCAGCAAGATCACTGCACAACTTTGCATTGCAATTGGTAGGGGAAATTTGTTAGTGCCAAAAGATGTTAGATACTGTTTGTTATCGACATGGCTGGAAAGTCTATATGACGATTTTGGTTGGATGAAGAGGGCTGGTAGATCTATTGACAAGAAGCTGGTTGAAGAGGGACTTGGTCAGACTATTCTAACACTACCCTTGGCTCAACAACAAACCATTCTGCTTAACTGGTTCGATCGATTCCTTAACAAAGGAGATGACTGTCCCAATATTCAGAGAGCTTTCGAAGTTTGGTGGAGAAGGTCATTTGTTAAACAATACACAGTCGATTCTCAGTTACAATTAGCTATCTTTGATTATACAGAGTGAGAAGGAGAGATTGTACAATGTCAATCTAGGTTTGTTACATGCTCCTATACACACAATGTATATATGAAAATGCATGCCCCCACCATTTTTACAAACAAACAATTATGTAGTTCAGTTTCTGTTGTAAATTTGGATCTTCAGTTTGTCTGATGATTTATCTATAAGGAGAGGGAAGGGCAGCAGAAATATAATATACTTCAAATCAAGATCATCTAGTTGTATAAAGATGGCAGTAATTTCGATATACAACCAAACCAACCcccaaaaaatgaataaaacacTATTATCAAAGATAGTCTTGTTAGAATCTcgaaatttaaaacataaagaTCAATCAAAATACATGTAAATTGACATCTAATTGCCCAACAAGTTATTAGTGGAATCTTTTATCGCCACAAAAACTAGGCTTTAGAACAACTTTTATCTGCCGCAGAAAGGATTACAGTTGCTTTTCATGGCAAATAAAACCGTCGCTAAAAGGTATGAATGTCGTCGCTAAAATTCTCTTTCAGTGGCGACTAAAAGTCGTCGCTAAAAGGTATGAAGGTAAGTAGCGAATGTCGTCGCAAAAAGGTATGAAGGTCGTCGCTAAAAGTCACTTTCAGTGGCGACAAATGTCGTCGCTAAAGGGTATGAAGGTCGCCGCTAAAAGTCACTTTCAGTGGCGACTAAACTCGTCGCTAAAAGGTATGAAGGTCGTCGCTAAAAGTCACTTTCAATGGCGACTAATGTGGTCGCTAAAAGATATGAAGGTCGTCGCTAAAAGTAACTTTCAGTGGCGACTAATGCGTCACAAAAACCTGCGCGGATTACAGGTGACAGTTACAAGAATGGCGGGGAAGTTAACAGTACCCGACGACATTCAGGGATGGATGTAGACCCTTGAGGCGCTACTTAGCCCGTAGGTTGTGCCACTGGTGACTaaccatacaaataaattatatcatttCGCTAAAAGTCAGTGGCGACAAATGTCGTCGCAAAAGGTATGAAGGTCGTCGCTAAAAGTCACTTTCAGTGGCGACAAATGTCGTCGCTAAAGGGTATGAAGGTCGTCGCTAAAAGTCACTTTCAGTGGCGACTAAAAGTCGTCGCTAAAAGGTATGAAGGTCGTCGCTAAAAGTCACTTTCAGTGGCGACAAATGTCGTCGCTAAAAGGTATGAAGGTCGTCGCTAAAAGTCACTTTCAGTGTCGACCAAGTCGTCGCTAAAGAGTATGAAGGTCGTCGCTAAAAGTCACCTTCAGTGGCGACTAAAGTCGTCGCTAAAGGGTAAAAGTCGTCGCTAAAAGTGTTTTCAGTGGCGACTAAAGACTTCGCGAAAGGGAATAAAGGTCATCGCTAATCTTTAGAGTGGCAACTAAGTCATCGCTTAAGAGTATGAAGATCGTCGCTAAAATCTTTTTCAGTGGCGACTAAAGACGTCGCGAAAGCGAATAAAGGTCGTCGCTAAAGTACATTTAGTGGCGACTAAAGTCGTCGCTAAAATTTGCTTTTAGAGGCgactaaaataatgttttagtGACAACCTTTTCTCGCCACTAGAAGTTTAACAGAGTCACCACGAAAACCAATCCTTAGCGGCAAATTTGATCGCCACTAAAACCAAGTTTTAGCGACAACAAGCATATAATAGTTTTTACGATAATCATCCTTTAGCGACTATTATAATTGCCGCTAAAACATA is a genomic window containing:
- the LOC107003185 gene encoding BTB/POZ domain-containing protein At5g60050, whose protein sequence is MASPNNNKSKNQLVSTMIKQGFISNPYLSPSPSPSPPRTSNPPSPIQIPTRPSNSSPTLFEMMSEEQTRESKHSLESRHRTQERVSRVLADAPFPAVGDVRLTIGARDGFKVSMDVHRRVLVGRSRFFAEKLQRNGSHSVEILDCDDVEVYVETLVLMYCDDLKKRLMGENVNKVLGLLKISSAIMFDDGVLACLEYLEAVPWSQQEEEKVVSHLSQLQLPDSAADILQRLVAEPSTSSRSDDILQRLLTGVLHAKDDKARKEMKKVISRLLRENTSNSSSHESNLDISRDTLYHFCHRCLTSLILSLSEATSVDDNRQQDRGVLMGEIAREADNLQWLVDILIDRKMGDEFVKLWAEQKELSILHSKIPTMYRHEISKITAQLCIAIGRGNLLVPKDVRYCLLSTWLESLYDDFGWMKRAGRSIDKKLVEEGLGQTILTLPLAQQQTILLNWFDRFLNKGDDCPNIQRAFEVWWRRSFVKQYTVDSQLQLAIFDYTE